Proteins from a genomic interval of Nitrospina gracilis Nb-211:
- a CDS encoding DUF6178 family protein — translation MPSENNPVSQTPAPKLPFPLEWIKTQPQKVEELLNKLSVSDQARCVLQLHGVQQQDLIMLSKQAMSVVRALPDEELYQTVKEIGQEDALPLIAVCSQKQLQFMFDMEWWQADKFSPQRAVEWLALVTEANDQQLLHWFHTEDFDQKVMVLQALIKVYKRDEMTDQYENVENLPHYTPDGVYDIYFKDAEAEKPLARIFKMLYSENQKLFHSLMEGVIWYGVTPTVETSYRWYLSRNEDRGVLSFEEAFQVYSLLDAQMLKESLPSADDFRTEDIRHTLAPAFPLEDLDPGTFFGQCLAFVKSAERFHAISWELAWLFHKVMVADRRDFADIHQRHEAMRKLLGYINIGLELGAGSDIKKGETLLTKTYMQSLFQVGYAALMRLKWEGEKLLKENGRLVEYTLPSGLVDHFAAVVDRFPKIGVLVQGGDEIAETNVEWTDPRSLEDLALMEGFLIKTRFYVRLAKQGFELDEKRVEALQGQCTHPASIDDINIVVLTTTALAQSTLFGHLACDPLPEVAAKTFLQSVFVHNIHPDDPHTVDEDKVVAFRDALLGTSLAWSEEDRASLEQLLQDVVANLEHHFGRLNLKEKIDWKYTRGLLLQ, via the coding sequence ATGCCGTCCGAAAACAATCCCGTGTCCCAGACTCCCGCACCCAAACTGCCGTTTCCCCTTGAGTGGATTAAAACCCAGCCGCAGAAGGTCGAAGAATTGCTCAACAAACTGTCGGTGTCGGACCAGGCCCGCTGTGTTCTGCAATTGCACGGCGTGCAACAGCAGGATCTCATCATGCTGTCGAAGCAGGCCATGTCCGTGGTGCGCGCCCTGCCGGATGAGGAGCTGTACCAGACGGTGAAGGAGATCGGCCAGGAAGACGCACTGCCGCTCATCGCCGTGTGTTCGCAGAAACAGCTTCAGTTCATGTTCGACATGGAATGGTGGCAGGCGGACAAGTTTTCCCCCCAGCGCGCCGTCGAGTGGCTGGCGCTGGTCACCGAGGCCAACGACCAGCAACTCCTGCATTGGTTCCACACCGAGGACTTCGACCAGAAGGTGATGGTCCTGCAGGCACTCATCAAGGTGTACAAGCGGGACGAGATGACGGACCAGTATGAGAACGTGGAGAACCTGCCGCACTACACGCCGGACGGGGTGTACGACATTTACTTCAAGGACGCCGAAGCGGAAAAACCCCTCGCGCGCATTTTCAAAATGCTCTACAGCGAAAACCAGAAGCTGTTTCATTCGCTGATGGAGGGGGTCATCTGGTACGGCGTGACGCCGACGGTGGAGACGTCCTACCGCTGGTACCTGTCGCGCAACGAGGACAGGGGCGTGCTTTCGTTCGAGGAAGCGTTCCAGGTGTACAGCCTGCTCGACGCGCAGATGCTCAAGGAGTCCTTGCCGTCCGCCGATGATTTCCGCACCGAGGACATCCGCCACACCCTGGCGCCGGCGTTTCCGTTGGAAGACCTCGATCCGGGTACGTTCTTCGGCCAATGCCTGGCGTTTGTGAAATCCGCCGAACGCTTCCATGCCATCAGTTGGGAGTTGGCGTGGCTGTTTCATAAAGTGATGGTGGCGGACCGGCGCGATTTCGCCGACATCCACCAGCGCCACGAGGCGATGCGCAAACTGCTGGGCTACATCAACATCGGCCTGGAACTCGGCGCGGGGAGCGATATCAAAAAAGGCGAGACCCTGCTCACCAAAACCTACATGCAGTCGCTGTTCCAGGTGGGCTACGCGGCGCTCATGCGGCTCAAGTGGGAAGGCGAGAAACTGCTCAAGGAAAACGGGCGGCTGGTCGAATACACCCTGCCTTCGGGTCTGGTCGATCATTTCGCCGCAGTGGTGGACCGCTTTCCAAAAATCGGCGTGCTGGTGCAGGGGGGTGATGAGATTGCGGAGACCAATGTGGAATGGACCGATCCGCGTTCGCTCGAAGACCTCGCCCTGATGGAAGGCTTTCTGATCAAGACGCGGTTTTATGTGCGGCTGGCCAAGCAGGGGTTTGAACTCGATGAAAAACGCGTCGAGGCGCTTCAGGGCCAATGCACGCACCCCGCGTCCATCGACGACATCAACATCGTGGTGCTGACCACCACGGCGCTGGCGCAGTCCACGCTGTTCGGTCACCTGGCGTGCGATCCCCTGCCGGAGGTGGCGGCGAAAACGTTTTTGCAGAGCGTGTTCGTCCACAACATCCACCCCGACGATCCGCATACGGTGGACGAAGACAAGGTGGTGGCCTTCCGCGATGCGCTTTTGGGCACGTCGCTGGCGTGGAGCGAGGAGGACCGTGCGTCCCTCGAGCAACTGCTGCAGGATGTCGTCGCCAACCTGGAACATCATTTCGGCAGGCTGAACCTGAAAGAGAAGATCGATTGGAAATACACCCGCGGCCTGCTTTTGCAGTGA
- the purH gene encoding bifunctional phosphoribosylaminoimidazolecarboxamide formyltransferase/IMP cyclohydrolase, with translation MRTIKRALISVSDKTDVVEFAKQLSERGVEILSTGGTARMLEENGVKVIPISDYTGFPEMMDGRIKTLHPKVHGAILGRRDNPEHMQAMKDHGIEPIDLVVINLYPFEATIARDDCTLADAIENIDIGGPTMVRSSAKNYKDVAIVVNPDDYKVVIAEMDANNGEVTEATRQRLSRDAFALTARYDAAINRYLSLQIEGPDSFPPTYQQTFLKVQDLRYGENPHQAAALYREYQTLETDVVQARQLQGKELSFNNFIDMNAAWECAIEFEDTAAVVIKHTNPCGVAIGSNQLDVFIKARETDPVSAFGGVLGFNQVVTAQTAEEILKNFVEVVIAPGYEPEALSLFAAKKNVRVMEMPTAKTNPNKQRVDLKRIGGGLLVQNADDITLNRTTLKSVTKLQPDEATLRTLEFAWIVAKHVKSNAIIYARDTETVGIGAGQMSRVDSARIAIDKANKPVDGCVMASDAFFPFRDSIDAAAKSGIRAIIQPGGSIRDKEVIEAADEHGISMVFTGIRHFRH, from the coding sequence ATGCGAACCATCAAACGGGCGCTGATCAGCGTCTCTGACAAGACGGATGTCGTTGAATTCGCCAAACAGTTGAGCGAGCGCGGCGTGGAAATCCTGTCCACCGGCGGCACCGCGCGGATGCTTGAAGAAAACGGCGTGAAGGTCATCCCGATTTCTGACTACACGGGGTTTCCGGAAATGATGGACGGCCGGATCAAAACCCTGCACCCGAAGGTGCACGGAGCCATCCTGGGGCGCCGTGACAATCCCGAACACATGCAGGCGATGAAGGACCACGGCATCGAGCCCATCGACCTCGTCGTCATCAACCTGTACCCGTTTGAAGCGACCATCGCGCGCGACGACTGCACGCTGGCCGACGCCATCGAGAACATCGACATCGGCGGGCCGACGATGGTGCGTTCCTCCGCGAAGAATTACAAAGACGTCGCCATCGTGGTGAATCCGGACGACTACAAGGTGGTCATCGCCGAGATGGACGCAAACAACGGCGAGGTGACGGAAGCCACGCGCCAGCGGCTGAGCCGCGATGCGTTCGCCCTGACCGCGCGTTACGATGCGGCGATCAACCGTTACCTGTCTCTGCAGATCGAAGGACCCGACAGCTTTCCGCCCACCTACCAGCAGACGTTCCTCAAGGTTCAGGACCTGCGTTACGGCGAAAACCCGCATCAGGCGGCGGCCCTTTACCGCGAATACCAGACGCTGGAAACCGATGTGGTGCAGGCGCGACAGCTGCAGGGCAAAGAGCTGTCGTTCAACAACTTCATCGACATGAACGCGGCGTGGGAATGTGCCATTGAGTTCGAAGACACGGCGGCGGTGGTCATCAAGCACACCAACCCCTGCGGTGTCGCCATCGGTAGCAACCAGTTGGACGTGTTCATCAAGGCGCGGGAAACCGACCCCGTCTCCGCATTCGGCGGAGTGCTCGGATTCAACCAGGTGGTCACGGCGCAAACGGCGGAAGAGATCCTGAAGAACTTCGTCGAAGTGGTCATCGCTCCGGGTTACGAGCCGGAAGCGCTTTCGCTGTTCGCGGCGAAGAAGAACGTGCGCGTGATGGAAATGCCGACGGCGAAAACCAATCCCAACAAACAGCGCGTCGATCTGAAACGCATCGGCGGCGGCCTGCTGGTGCAGAACGCGGACGACATCACGCTCAACCGCACGACGCTCAAGTCAGTGACGAAACTGCAACCGGACGAGGCCACCCTGCGCACGCTGGAATTCGCGTGGATCGTCGCCAAGCACGTCAAATCCAACGCCATCATCTATGCACGCGATACCGAGACCGTCGGCATCGGCGCCGGCCAGATGAGCCGCGTGGACTCTGCCCGCATCGCCATCGACAAGGCCAACAAGCCGGTGGACGGATGCGTGATGGCCTCCGACGCCTTCTTCCCGTTCCGCGACTCCATCGACGCCGCGGCGAAAAGCGGCATCCGCGCCATCATCCAGCCCGGCGGCTCCATCCGCGACAAGGAAGTGATCGAAGCCGCAGACGAACACGGCATCTCCATGGTGTTCACCGGCATCCGCCACTTCCGGCACTGA
- a CDS encoding RNA polymerase sigma factor has product MPTQEEKEQDDLLVRDLKAGSHEAFEKIVELYQRKIYALAFNMTRNQMDAQDVTQEVLLSIYKKIDTFQGKSAFSSWVYRITLNATYMKLRNKKKEQYVPLDDILPAFNGTGFQTEKLMDWSDSTESLLFSNETREIIGKAVDQLPEKEKVVFILRDVEGLSTEKVSEILDLTIAAVKSRLHRARLFLRKKLSHYFEEYQAQGEKKK; this is encoded by the coding sequence ATGCCGACGCAAGAAGAAAAAGAGCAGGACGATCTGCTGGTTCGGGATCTGAAAGCGGGCAGTCACGAGGCGTTTGAAAAGATCGTTGAGTTGTATCAACGCAAAATTTACGCCCTCGCTTTCAACATGACACGCAACCAGATGGACGCACAGGACGTCACGCAGGAAGTTCTGCTCAGCATATACAAAAAAATCGACACGTTTCAGGGCAAATCCGCGTTTTCCAGTTGGGTTTACCGCATCACCCTGAACGCGACGTACATGAAGCTCCGTAACAAGAAGAAAGAGCAGTATGTGCCTCTGGACGACATCCTGCCTGCTTTCAACGGAACGGGGTTTCAGACCGAAAAGTTGATGGACTGGTCGGACTCGACCGAATCCTTGCTGTTCTCCAACGAAACGCGGGAGATCATCGGCAAGGCTGTCGATCAATTGCCGGAAAAGGAAAAGGTGGTGTTCATTCTGCGGGATGTGGAAGGACTGTCCACCGAGAAGGTAAGCGAGATTCTGGATTTGACCATTGCGGCGGTGAAATCGCGACTCCATCGAGCGCGGCTCTTTTTGCGGAAGAAGCTGTCTCACTATTTTGAAGAATACCAAGCGCAGGGGGAAAAGAAGAAATGA
- a CDS encoding anti-sigma factor family protein: protein MICCKECIDLLYDYLEGALNEETASALEEHFQDCPPCIAFLNTYKSTRDLCRETLGKIEIPEVVQIKLRDFIKENTSKA, encoded by the coding sequence ATGATCTGCTGTAAGGAATGCATCGATTTGCTGTACGACTACCTGGAAGGGGCGCTGAACGAGGAGACAGCGAGCGCTTTGGAGGAGCACTTTCAGGACTGCCCCCCTTGTATCGCTTTTCTGAACACCTACAAATCCACCCGGGACCTGTGCCGCGAAACCCTGGGAAAGATCGAAATCCCCGAAGTGGTGCAGATCAAACTCCGGGATTTCATCAAGGAAAACACCTCAAAAGCCTGA
- a CDS encoding bifunctional nuclease family protein: MVEMKVDGLTLDPLTNMPIIILKDLEGNRALPIWVGFFEANAIALEIEKISTPRPMTHDLMKNLIGNMKAEINHILVSELKDNTFYAVISMVHGGSTLNIDSRPSDAIALALRTKSPIFVNEEVIEAAKSLDLPDTSKASPEDKDQWKKWLDNIKPQDFGNL; encoded by the coding sequence ATGGTTGAAATGAAAGTAGATGGGCTCACACTCGATCCCTTGACGAACATGCCCATCATCATTCTCAAGGATCTGGAGGGCAACCGCGCCCTGCCGATCTGGGTTGGATTTTTCGAGGCGAACGCCATCGCTCTGGAGATCGAAAAAATCTCCACGCCGCGCCCGATGACCCACGACCTGATGAAGAACCTCATCGGCAACATGAAGGCGGAGATCAACCACATCCTCGTCAGCGAGTTGAAGGACAACACCTTCTATGCCGTCATCTCCATGGTGCACGGCGGCAGTACGCTGAACATCGATTCCAGGCCGAGCGACGCCATCGCCCTGGCGCTTCGCACCAAATCCCCCATCTTCGTCAACGAAGAGGTCATCGAAGCGGCGAAAAGCCTGGACCTGCCGGACACCAGCAAAGCCTCGCCGGAAGACAAGGACCAGTGGAAAAAGTGGCTGGACAACATCAAGCCGCAGGACTTCGGCAACCTCTGA
- a CDS encoding MMPL family transporter produces MTDRHPGHNPASVRSRGSFIDRAFDALEVLAYRHPLWVLAASLILACLSFWYTAQNLMFNTSRQDLISPSQKFHQLFQDYRKSFEDFDGMIVVVEGNRPEPMRRFAEALVARLQTRQELFSEIYYRIDTGYFQDKALLYLEPEEIRELGDKLESHHDFLSRVNRSPGLNALLESINREISAGMVGSLMTDFLGADSGEKDDTADLNMLIALLKQMTAHLNDPDAEYRSPWSSFLHEEENPLKKDGYLVSDDGRLLFVLLNPVETEGDFAGSKNSIEVIRNLIAKVKPDFPQVQVGLTGGEVIASDEMHTTMTDAQEASEIALAGVAILFILCYREVRKPILAVFSLVLGLAWSMGYTTLAVGHLNIMSVVFTTILIGLGIDFGIHILGRYREERRNGLDAFNAMRETLHKTGRGNLAGAITTAIAFGAMAFTDFIGIAELGVIAAGGILLCFFAMVLTFPACISLEERWLKPKYIKRRYVDLRENLLERFYSHYYLIIFGSLAALLVSAWASQSLRFDYNLLHMQAEGIEAVRYEMKILRHAQRASWNAAIISETREEARAKYERLKTMTSVGKVESLFEAVPGEQEKKMELIADYAPEIDSYRVAVTDEPFSLDRLSATMKKIRFKLRKKEKSGTTDEVAEASEWVARFQKDLENTDATTATERLSAFSKTLFEDYRGRIADLKAAAHPSEVKIDDLPRDLKLRFISDDGRYLTLVYPSINIWEREEMETFLDEMRRIDPNVTGNAVHMYESSRLMIDGYVRGGIYALVAIFLYLLFSLRNLNTTLLVLVPTLAGAVLTLGLMVLYNVNFNMANLVILPLILGIGVVDGVHIVHRYRETPDQGGNVISKSTGMSVMLTSLTTIIGFGSLMVAEHQGVYSVGQVLSLGVGSCLITSITLLPALMKLFHAHGWRI; encoded by the coding sequence ATGACCGACCGCCACCCCGGCCACAACCCGGCTTCCGTCCGTTCCCGGGGAAGCTTCATTGACCGCGCGTTCGACGCGCTGGAGGTGCTGGCGTACCGCCATCCGCTTTGGGTGCTCGCGGCATCGCTGATCCTCGCTTGTCTCAGCTTCTGGTACACGGCGCAGAACCTCATGTTCAACACCAGCCGCCAGGATCTCATCTCCCCGTCGCAAAAATTCCACCAGTTGTTCCAGGATTACCGCAAGTCGTTTGAAGATTTTGACGGCATGATCGTGGTGGTGGAGGGCAACCGGCCGGAGCCGATGCGCCGTTTCGCGGAAGCGCTGGTGGCGCGCCTGCAAACGCGGCAGGAACTGTTCTCGGAAATCTATTACAGAATCGACACCGGCTATTTCCAGGACAAGGCACTGTTGTATCTGGAACCGGAGGAAATCCGCGAGCTCGGTGACAAGCTGGAGTCGCATCACGATTTTCTCTCCCGCGTCAACCGTTCACCCGGGCTCAACGCCCTGCTCGAAAGCATCAACCGGGAAATCAGCGCGGGCATGGTGGGATCGCTCATGACCGATTTCCTCGGCGCCGACAGCGGGGAAAAGGATGACACAGCCGACCTCAACATGCTCATCGCCCTGCTCAAACAGATGACCGCGCACTTGAACGACCCGGATGCGGAATACCGCTCGCCGTGGAGTTCGTTTCTGCATGAGGAGGAAAACCCGCTGAAGAAGGACGGCTACCTTGTCAGCGACGACGGCCGCCTGCTGTTCGTGCTCCTCAACCCGGTGGAAACGGAAGGCGATTTTGCCGGATCGAAAAACTCCATCGAGGTCATCCGCAATTTGATCGCGAAAGTGAAGCCGGACTTTCCGCAGGTGCAGGTGGGGCTTACCGGTGGCGAGGTGATCGCCTCGGATGAAATGCACACCACCATGACCGATGCGCAGGAGGCCTCGGAGATCGCGCTGGCGGGCGTCGCCATCCTGTTCATCCTCTGCTACCGAGAAGTGCGGAAACCCATCCTCGCCGTGTTCAGCCTGGTGTTGGGGCTGGCGTGGTCGATGGGCTACACCACCCTTGCGGTCGGCCACCTCAACATCATGTCCGTGGTGTTCACCACCATCCTCATCGGGCTCGGCATCGATTTCGGCATTCATATTCTCGGACGCTACCGCGAGGAGAGGCGGAACGGCCTGGATGCGTTCAACGCCATGCGCGAAACCTTGCATAAGACGGGACGCGGCAACCTTGCCGGTGCCATCACCACGGCGATCGCGTTTGGCGCGATGGCGTTCACCGATTTCATCGGCATCGCGGAACTGGGGGTCATCGCCGCGGGCGGCATCCTGCTCTGCTTCTTTGCCATGGTGCTCACCTTTCCGGCGTGCATCTCGCTGGAGGAACGCTGGCTGAAACCGAAATACATCAAACGCCGTTACGTGGACCTGCGCGAGAATCTTCTGGAACGCTTTTATTCGCATTACTACCTCATCATCTTCGGGTCGCTTGCGGCGCTTCTGGTTTCGGCGTGGGCGTCGCAGTCCCTGCGGTTCGATTACAACCTGCTCCACATGCAGGCGGAGGGCATTGAGGCGGTGCGGTATGAAATGAAAATCCTCAGACACGCCCAGCGCGCCTCGTGGAACGCGGCGATCATCTCCGAAACCCGCGAGGAAGCGCGGGCCAAGTACGAACGGCTGAAAACCATGACCAGCGTCGGCAAGGTCGAAAGCCTGTTCGAGGCGGTGCCTGGGGAACAGGAAAAGAAAATGGAACTCATCGCCGACTACGCGCCGGAAATCGATTCTTACCGCGTGGCAGTCACGGACGAGCCGTTTTCGCTCGACCGGCTTTCGGCGACGATGAAGAAGATCCGGTTCAAACTACGCAAGAAGGAAAAGAGCGGGACGACGGATGAAGTCGCGGAGGCGTCGGAGTGGGTGGCGCGGTTTCAAAAGGATCTCGAGAACACCGACGCAACGACGGCGACCGAACGCCTCTCGGCGTTTTCAAAAACGCTGTTCGAGGATTACCGCGGACGCATCGCCGATCTCAAGGCCGCGGCGCATCCCTCCGAGGTGAAGATCGACGACCTGCCGCGCGACCTCAAGCTCCGCTTCATCAGTGATGACGGGCGCTACCTGACGCTGGTGTATCCGTCGATCAACATCTGGGAGCGCGAGGAGATGGAAACGTTTCTCGACGAGATGCGGCGCATCGATCCCAACGTCACCGGCAACGCGGTGCACATGTATGAATCGAGCCGGTTGATGATCGACGGCTACGTAAGGGGTGGGATCTACGCGCTGGTGGCGATCTTCCTCTACCTACTTTTCTCCCTGCGCAACCTCAACACCACATTGCTTGTTTTGGTGCCGACGCTCGCCGGCGCGGTGCTGACCCTGGGGCTGATGGTGCTCTACAACGTCAACTTCAACATGGCCAACCTCGTCATCCTGCCGCTCATCCTCGGCATCGGCGTGGTGGACGGCGTGCACATCGTGCACCGTTACCGGGAGACGCCGGATCAGGGCGGCAACGTCATCTCCAAAAGCACCGGCATGTCCGTGATGCTGACGTCCTTGACCACCATCATCGGTTTCGGCAGTCTCATGGTGGCGGAACATCAGGGCGTGTACAGCGTCGGCCAGGTGCTGAGCCTCGGCGTCGGCAGTTGCCTGATCACGTCGATCACGCTCCTGCCCGCGCTCATGAAACTCTTCCACGCCCACGGCTGGCGGATTTGA
- a CDS encoding peptidoglycan recognition protein family protein, producing MPDTAINQTIVACGQAVDIGTPVVRWDDPGGFRCPHPRGRASCHHHPPELNDAPTRPFDAYRIADPGRAFEELTQAVHQLVLHYDVCYTSRHCHEVLEQSEFMGSHFYLDLDGTVYQTCDLYWKTNTAPADDRKGNERAIHVEMANLSWQARAEESDLFHAEKDLYVKKGKHWQLQLPEAYRNTLRTPGFVARPARAYGERGYFSRKVNGRMVRMWDFTEEQYRALIQLCLGVHALLPRIALKVPFDKDTGRTPLDRLPDFATFQGILGHHHVQGGATPGVKCKYDPGSAFDWARLRRALEAHARKTRRRAADR from the coding sequence ATGCCCGACACCGCCATCAACCAAACCATCGTCGCCTGCGGCCAGGCCGTGGACATCGGCACGCCCGTGGTGCGGTGGGACGACCCCGGCGGTTTCCGCTGTCCGCATCCGCGCGGCCGCGCGTCGTGTCATCACCATCCGCCGGAATTGAACGACGCCCCGACGCGCCCGTTCGACGCGTACCGGATCGCCGACCCCGGCCGCGCGTTCGAGGAACTCACCCAGGCGGTACATCAACTGGTCCTGCATTACGACGTGTGTTACACCTCGCGCCACTGCCATGAAGTGCTGGAGCAAAGCGAATTCATGGGCAGTCATTTTTATCTCGACCTCGACGGCACGGTTTACCAGACCTGCGACCTGTACTGGAAAACCAACACCGCTCCCGCCGACGACCGCAAAGGCAACGAGCGCGCCATCCACGTGGAGATGGCGAACCTTTCCTGGCAGGCCAGGGCGGAGGAGTCGGATCTCTTCCACGCGGAGAAAGACCTGTACGTTAAAAAAGGGAAGCACTGGCAATTGCAGTTGCCGGAAGCGTACCGGAACACACTCCGCACACCGGGCTTCGTCGCCCGCCCTGCCCGTGCTTATGGCGAGCGCGGTTATTTCAGCCGCAAGGTCAACGGCAGGATGGTGCGCATGTGGGATTTTACGGAAGAACAGTACCGGGCGCTCATTCAATTGTGCCTGGGCGTGCACGCACTGCTTCCGCGCATTGCGTTGAAGGTTCCGTTCGACAAGGACACGGGTCGAACGCCACTCGACCGCCTGCCCGACTTCGCCACCTTTCAGGGCATCCTCGGACACCACCACGTGCAGGGGGGCGCCACGCCCGGCGTCAAATGCAAGTACGACCCTGGCTCCGCCTTCGACTGGGCCCGCCTGCGGCGCGCACTGGAAGCGCATGCCCGCAAAACACGGCGGCGCGCCGCGGACCGGTAA
- a CDS encoding acyloxyacyl hydrolase gives MCKVLKFVWLFLFLHWVGAPFSASAGTPYFSSEFATPKVETVSPFAQSTPVKYFSKVVLGQSPEPVIPGFIEQFEQGQTLWGFEIGYGFTFDLPPPPPSLGDRTDMEFLYFFPKWKYNLTGVVGKGPYQGALYWVIEGGLVANVTDPEFKSVKTGDAPNFVVAFVPIQLEYKFLNPHRRWAPFIFGGTGVSVGDFQHSADEISTAFEFVLNAGGGIEYFFENGRAVSFNYHFWHLSNSAIKTPNIGLNSHVFTIGFAF, from the coding sequence ATGTGTAAGGTTCTCAAGTTCGTGTGGTTGTTTTTGTTCCTGCATTGGGTGGGAGCGCCTTTTTCGGCTTCCGCCGGGACGCCTTATTTTTCCTCGGAGTTTGCTACTCCCAAGGTGGAGACGGTCTCTCCCTTTGCGCAGAGCACTCCTGTCAAATACTTTTCCAAGGTGGTTCTGGGGCAGTCTCCGGAACCGGTTATACCCGGATTCATAGAGCAGTTCGAGCAGGGGCAGACCCTGTGGGGATTCGAGATCGGGTACGGGTTCACCTTCGATTTACCGCCTCCGCCTCCCTCCCTGGGCGACCGCACGGACATGGAGTTTCTTTATTTCTTTCCGAAATGGAAATACAACCTGACCGGCGTGGTGGGGAAAGGGCCTTACCAGGGTGCCCTGTACTGGGTGATCGAGGGAGGATTGGTGGCGAACGTTACCGACCCGGAATTCAAAAGCGTGAAGACCGGCGACGCACCCAACTTCGTGGTGGCGTTCGTGCCGATTCAACTGGAATACAAATTCCTCAATCCCCACCGCCGCTGGGCTCCCTTTATCTTTGGCGGGACGGGGGTTTCCGTCGGCGACTTCCAGCATAGCGCGGACGAGATCAGCACGGCATTCGAGTTTGTGCTGAACGCCGGCGGCGGCATCGAATATTTTTTTGAAAACGGCCGTGCCGTCAGCTTCAACTACCATTTCTGGCACCTGTCCAATTCCGCCATCAAGACACCCAATATTGGTCTCAACTCCCACGTTTTTACCATCGGGTTTGCGTTTTAA
- a CDS encoding NAD(+)/NADH kinase, with translation MDAIKSIGIFCKQKPLISQEVLQELVDWLRERNYKVFMPQDTAAIVQEDSPDSSEDIPAKSDLLIVLGGDGTLLSVARLTENHEVPILAVNLGSLGFLTEVALPELYSTLENVLKGQSAVEDRMLLRTRLKRNGKVLRTDASLNDVVINKRDARIVNLEVHVNDQYMTSYRADGLIIATPTGSTAYSLSAGGPIIHPSMNALLLCPICPFTLTNRPIVIPDRAVIQVNLTTQETVQITLDGQLGYEMTSEETLEVQRGPTPVHLIQAPGKNYYQILRQKLHWGRPAEDRKQ, from the coding sequence GTGGACGCCATCAAATCCATCGGCATTTTCTGCAAACAAAAACCTCTCATCAGTCAGGAAGTTCTCCAGGAACTGGTGGACTGGCTCCGCGAGCGCAACTATAAGGTCTTCATGCCGCAGGACACCGCGGCCATCGTGCAGGAAGACTCTCCCGACAGCAGCGAAGACATCCCGGCGAAAAGCGATCTGCTCATCGTGCTCGGCGGCGACGGCACCCTGCTCAGCGTCGCGCGCCTGACGGAAAACCACGAAGTGCCGATTCTCGCCGTCAACCTGGGCAGTCTCGGCTTTCTCACGGAAGTCGCCCTTCCGGAATTGTACTCCACTCTCGAAAACGTGCTGAAAGGCCAGTCGGCGGTGGAAGACCGTATGCTGTTGCGCACGCGCCTCAAACGAAACGGGAAGGTTCTGCGCACCGACGCCTCCCTGAACGACGTGGTCATCAACAAACGTGACGCGCGCATCGTCAACCTGGAAGTGCACGTCAACGACCAGTACATGACGTCGTACCGCGCCGACGGATTGATCATCGCCACGCCGACGGGCTCCACCGCGTACTCGCTGTCGGCGGGCGGACCCATCATCCACCCCAGCATGAACGCCTTGTTGCTCTGCCCCATCTGCCCGTTCACGCTGACCAACCGGCCCATCGTCATTCCCGACCGGGCGGTGATCCAAGTCAATCTGACCACGCAGGAAACGGTGCAGATCACGCTCGACGGCCAGCTCGGTTACGAAATGACCAGCGAGGAAACGCTGGAAGTGCAACGCGGTCCCACGCCGGTGCACCTCATCCAGGCGCCCGGCAAAAACTATTACCAGATTCTGCGCCAGAAACTGCACTGGGGGCGTCCCGCAGAAGACCGCAAGCAATAA